The following are encoded in a window of Colletotrichum lupini chromosome 3, complete sequence genomic DNA:
- a CDS encoding sterol esterase, with translation MGNFSESPERGRERLHDNGIAHAAIEFAQQAEKLSLQKSESNDNNSEVAVEARFVTPQDPVIVTSDGKRLPGVPLQEAHKLNILKEELQDGSAVAKIKEGNDTDGKVTNAGVLSEKRERIVSLPTDANGKSMQKSAFFLSLAFLGVIVLGALFTSIPPLCKRILYRLTQQNPDKKRPFHEEEARRAKSRKEENKKWKRNKTSDRLGKVNEAADEFVPTEGGPDPIVCDVGYYARRVGLDVEEIEVQTEDGFLIDLWHVYDPKEYTRMSEDDRSDRGPDIFQSSKKKLKDPSQKRKFPVLLIHGLLQSSGAYCTNDESSLAFYLCKSDYDVWLGNNRCGFKPKHTSLKYTDPRMWCWNIRQMGVFDLPALTSRVLYETGFEKIGLICHSQGTTQTLVALAKEQRPDLGEKLTVFCALAPAAYAGPLIGKMYFKFMRIITPGMFRLMFGIHAFIPFMMQMHQLLHPKVYGWLGYKVFSFLFDWTDTRWDRGLKDRMFQFAPVYVSAESMRWWLGRECFARHKCILSTKEDVRAEEKEDNINGQDANNTNGNSHTLRADDADGVMSQRTVDDHVRRPKGSTAWYNEQVPPFALWVAGNDDLVDGKKLLRRFERGREPHVNVVHSKVIPEYEHLDVIWAMDAPEQVFKEVREVLWKTCDVRDACRVPVACEEVEQWIRPPSRKLANGAVEESQSSSDETE, from the exons ATGGGCAACTTTTCCGAGTCCCCGGAGCGCGGCCGAGAACGGTTACACGACAATGGCATCGCACACGCTGCTATCGAGTTCGCCCAGCAAGCCGAGAAATTGTCACTGCAAAAAAGCGAGAGTAACGACAACAATTCCGAGGTTGCGGTCGAAGCTCGCTTCGTAACACCTCAAGATCCCGTCATAGTCACATCGGACGGCAAGAGACTACCGGGTGTACCACTTCAAGAGGCACACAAGTTGAATATTCTCAAGGAAGAACTTCAAGACGGTTCAGCTGTGGCCAAGATCAAGGAGGGAAATGACACGGACGGAAAGGTCACAAACGCCGGTGTGCTATCAGAGAAACGAGAGAGGATTGTCTCTCTACCGACCGATGCAAATGGGAAATCCATGCAGAAATCAG CATTCTTCCTCAGTTTGGCCTTTCTCGGGGTCATTGTACTTGGTGCGCTCTTCACCAGCATCCCACCGCTGTGCAAGAGGATCTTATATCGCCTGACACAGCAAAATCCCGATAAGAAGCGGCCCTTCCACGAAGAGGAGGCACGCAGAGCCAAGAGTCGCAAGGAGGAGAACAAAAAATGGAAGCGCAACAAGACCAGCGACAGGCTGGGTAAAGTGAACGAAGCTGCTGATGAGTTCGTTCCGACTGAAGGGGGACCAGACCCGATCGTCTGCGACGTGGGCTATTACGCTCGCCGTGTTGGCCTGGATGTTGAGGAAATCGAGGTGCAGACCGAGGACGGCTTCCTCATTGACCTCTGGCACGTATACGACCCCAAGGAATACACAAGAATGAGCGAAGACGATAGGTCCGACAGAGGACCCGACATCTTCCAGTCTTCCAAGAAAAAGCTCAAGGATCCTAGTCAGAAGCGCAAGTTCCCTGTTCTGCTCATCCACGGTCTCCTACAAAGTTCCGGCGCATATTGCACAAACGACGAAAGTTCGCTCGCGTTCTACCTGTGCAAGTCTGACTACGACGTCTGGCTGGGCAATAACCGATGCGGCTTCAAGCCAAAGCACACCTCGCTCAAGTACACCGACCCAAGGATGTGGTGCTGGAACATCCGACAGATGGGCGTCTTTGATCTGCCGGCGCTCACATCGCGCGTGCTCTACGAGACCGGCTTCGAAAAGATCGGGTTGATCTGCCACTCACAGGGCACTACCCAGACGCTGGTCGCACTCGCCAAGGAGCAACGGCCAGACCTAGGCGAAAAGTTGACCGTCTTCTGCGCGCTCGCGCCGGCCGCCTACGCCGGTCCCTTGATTGGCAAGATGTACTTCAAATTCATGAGGATCATCACTCCGGGCATGTTCAGGTTGATGTTTGGCATCCACGCCTTCATCCCCTTCATGATGCAGATGCACCAGCTGCTTCACCCAAAGGTCTACGGCTGGCTCGGGTACAAAGTCTTTTCTTTCCTCTTTGACTGGACGGACACGAGGTGGGATCGCGGTCTCAAGGATCGCATGTTCCAATTCGCACCCGTCTACGTCAGCGCGGAGTCGATGCGCTGGTGGCTGGGCAGAGAATGCTTCGCGCGACACAAGTGCATCCTCTCAACAAAAGAAGACGTCCGCgccgaggagaaggaggataaTATCAACGGCCAGGATGCCAACAACACCAACGGCAATAGCCACACGCTCCGAGCCGACGATGCGGACGGCGTCATGTCGCAACGGACCGTAGACGACCACGTCCGCAGACCGAAGGGATCCACAGCTTGGTACAACGAGCAAGTGCCCCCGTTTGCGCTCTGGGTCGCGGGCAATGACGACCTCGTGGACGGAAAGAAGCTCCTCCGCCGCTTCGAACGCGGGCGCGAGCCGCACGTCAACGTCGTGCACAGCAAGGTCATACCAGAGTACGAGCACCTCGACGTCATTTGGGCCATGGACGCGCCGGAACAGGTGTTTAAGGAGGTGCGCGAGGTGCTGTGGAAGACGTGCGACGTCAGGGACGCGTGCCGGGTGCCGGTGGCGTGCGAGGAGGTTGAGCAGTGGATACGGCCACCGTCGAGGAAGCTCGCTAACGGAGCCGTGGAGGAGAGCCAATCTAGCAGTGACGAGACCGAATAG
- a CDS encoding dual specificity phosphatase encodes MAPSSKSANMGQVIEYIPADVSATCDSFNYALPQLHPYLYCAFLPISILTWLPDRLYLAAYIHPPTAETIFPYGEAAQSSPRKRSQRAAEGPTPVQTAARQTPYYFTVDDTLLYNAFHHDFGPLHIGHLYRFALQFHDVLGAKENKDRPIVFWSRADPRSRANAACMLACYMVLIQNWPPHLALAPIAQVDPPLMPFRDAGYSQADYGITVQDVVYGVWKAKEEGCCALDNFDLDEYEKFERVEHGDFNWITPHFLAFASPQHTPVAKVLEGTEEFDALPKSLGQLDANKTLPQPFKNVLKHFTERNIGLVVRLNSPLYSPSFFESMGISHLDMIFDDGTCPPLTTVRKFIRLAHETITVKKKGIAVHCKAGLGRTGCLIGAYLIYRHGFTANEIIAFMRFMRPGMVVGPQQHWLHINQGIFREWWIEERIERKLRKEMAANAAVPSTPIRAMQKTSVRAGQASTPPHRSTSNRTPLSEVDHDRNNIGVQEDYLPAPTPGQPRKTNRADRHHPYQRSTSYTATVEEETGIHQDAETITVHKHSHSAESDEEIHLRMRSQRKPSASPGRSEKRSVSHSAAAVYQTYIDNDASNDVENLGTSRVKQVDRVSSASGILTKVRGSKRSGESPRSKDGVRKTSGRVGSVGTSATSATAASTARKVSGA; translated from the exons ATGGCGCCTTCATCCAAGAGTGCCAACATGGGCCAGGTCATTGAGTACATCCCAG CCGACGTAAGCGCAACATGCGACAGCTTCAACTATGCCTTACCCCAGCTTCATCCCTACCTCTATTGCGCCTTCTTACCAATCTCAATTCTGACTTGGCTTCCAGACCGCCTGTACCTGGCCGCCTACATCCACCCGCCCACGGCCGAGACCATCTTCCCCTACGGTGAAGCTGCCCAGTCTTCACCTAGAAAGCGATCACAGAGAGCGGCCGAAGGCCCGACACCCGTCCAGACCGCCGCCCGTCAAACACCGTACTACTTCACCGTCGACGATACCCTCCTGTACAATGCTTTCCACCACGACTTTGGCCCGCTCCACATTGGTCACCTGTACCGCTTCGCCCTGCAGTTCCATGACGTCCTCGGTGCCAAGGAGAATAAGGATCGCCCAATTGTCTTCTGGAGTAGAGCCGACCCCAGAA GTCGCGCCAACGCTGCTTGCATGCTCGCCTGCTACATGGTCCTTATTCAGAACTGGCCCCCGCATCTGGCCCTGGCCCCCATCGCTCAAGTCGACCCACCTTTGATGCCCTTCCGCGACGCTGGATACTCTCAGGCCGACTACGGCATCACCGTCCAAGATGTTGTCTACGGCGTCTGGAAGGCCAAGGAGGAGGGCTGCTGCGCCCTCGACAACTTCGACCTCGACGAGTATGAGAAGTTTGAGAGAGTGGAGCACGGAGACTTCAACTGGATCACGCCACACTTCCTGGCCTTTGCCTCGCCGCAACACACACCCGTTGCTAAGGTCCTCGAAGGCACTGAGGAATTTGATGCGCTTCCCAAGTCACTCGGCCAGTTGGATGCCAACAAGACGCTTCCCCAACCCTTTAAGAACGTTCTGAAGCATTTCACCGAGAGAAACATTGGCCTCGTTGTTCGCCTCAACTCGCCTCTGTACTCCCCGTCCTTCTTCGAGTCAATGGGCATCTCTCACCTCGATATGATCTTCGACGACGGCACCTGCCCGCCTCTCACCACTGTCCGCAAGTTCATCAGACTGGCACACGAGACCATCACCGTCAAGAAGAAGGGCATCGCTGTCCACTGCAAGGCCGGTCTCGGAAGAACAGGCTGCCTCATTGGTGCATACCTCATCTACCGCCACGGCTTCACGGCCAACGAGATCATTGCCTTTATGCGCTTCATGCGCCCCGGTATGGTCGTCGGTCCCCAGCAGCACTGGCTTCACATCAACCAGGGTATCTTCCGTGAGTGGTGGATCGAGGAGCGCATCGAGCGCAAGCTCCGCAAAGAAATGGCCGCCAATGCCGCTGTCCCCAGCACCCCGATCCGCGCCATGCAGAAGACGTCGGTTCGTGCCGGTCAGGCATCCACGCCCCCGCACCGAAGCACCTCCAACCGGACGCCTTTGAGCGAAGTCGACCACGACCGCAATAACATTGGGGTTCAGGAAGACTACCTCCCAGCGCCGACTCCTGGTCAGCCGAGGAAGACCAATAGGGCAGACCGCCACCACCCATACCAAAGGTCAACTTCATACACCGCAACAGTCGAGGAAGAAACGGGCATCCACCAAGACGCCGAGACCATCACAGTCCACAAGCATTCTCATAGCGCTGAGTCGGATGAAGAAATTCACCTCCGCATGCGCTCGCAACGGAAACCGTCCGCGTCACCTGGTCGCAGTGAAAAGCGCTCGGTTAGTCACTCAGCTGCCGCTGTGTACCAGACGTACATCGACAACGATGCCAGCAATGACGTCGAGAACCTCGGAACATCACGCGTCAAGCAAGTGGATAGAGTCAGCAGCGCGTCCGGCATTCTCACCAAGGTTCGTGGCAGTAAGCGATCGGGCGAGTCGCCGAGGTCCAAGGATGGAGTTCGAAAGACGAGCGGCCGTGTTGGCAGCGTGGGTACCTCGGCAACGTCAGCCACGGCGGCGTCGACGGCCCGCAAAGTCTCTGGTGCCTAG
- a CDS encoding helix-loop-helix DNA-binding domain-containing protein, whose amino-acid sequence MRRARASSLVIHVLSKEAVDYRGKAWVCQSKCTNAYVRSSPSAPSARLLQPLSLHQERQVFLFPTPSFNLVHHSVTGCSKPEFFLALRERSLPPNSFGARHCALHFAPGTFSSRIPHAPRTEPHDKPCLYKSDIAKRKAHKIRRCFHDSAICSPGFEILRAGAATFSVAMMDAASWNPQDPTLAPNHDEEFQQFLDLGGMGNLSDAMPFDFNDYQTGNGTGIMHQPGREQIDTQMGGTDTSMLMGATTSAMQAQLINMTTAAAHPAIQTQMIPPSTSTDAITEIDAQIQYLQQQRMQQQHRQIQEQQVAYYASQTHAVPPTPQSLEMPPASNQFYSNDQSQTPMFGSRYQRMKEQQDMAFTPLVSPAVTPLDPHFQMEAGGFTIPGAYFSPLTSPALHAQSDQGLLYDRRSSLSNHNSPAEMDVETTTAQQPVVDLSKKARKTNASRAKAKSSVRQSPISKPQRKRATPTPKMVSQALSEMREVNEDGLDQMLPSTALPAPMSSEESENASVSPENLSDMPPPPLPQQKQSSKSPFIQPQPQPQPHPGIPAHVQGKPSPATPASLMKLPASSANNSASSNPLDLGPSDHIESFELPESVNFSSSKTKPSRLDTSTPTQSPVDPGTAAGSSFQPLPSPVFAKPTAAASASASPNLAPGSSGPSARKTPKLLARGSQSKRGSVSSVHVSPALRPRISPSIKPLLPGTPGGMSAEDTASRLLMSKSNYQNILEGNTVPGVTYPSELSTNLTSKRTSHKIAEQGRRNRINSALQEIATLLPQPPKESKSESEERKEREKEAKAGGAPNSKASTVELAIEYIKQLKQEVADANKRAEEAEKKLELKEKSLEQKEAVES is encoded by the exons ATGCGCCGGGCACGGGCCAGTTCACTTGTCATCCATGTCCTGAGCAAGGAAGCAGTCGATTATCGAGGCAAAGCTTGGGTCTGCCAGTCCAAG TGCACTAATGCGTATGTACGCAGTAG TCCCTCAGCTCCGTCGGCTCGTCTTCTCcagcctctctctctccaccAAGAGAGACAGGTTTTCCTGTTTCCAACACCATCTTTCAACCTCGTCCATCACTCCGTCACAGGTTGTTCAAAACCCGAATTCTTCTTGGCATTGAGAGAGCGAAGTCTCCCACCGAATTCATTCGGCGCGAGGCACTGCGCTTTACACTTTGCGCCCGGCACATTTTCATCCCGTATTCCCCACGCCCCTCGAACAGAACCCCACGACAAGCCGTGCCTTTAC AAATCGGATATTGCAAAAAGGAAGGCGCACAAGATTCGACGGTGTTTCCACGACAGCGCCATTTGCAGTCCGGGCTTCGAAATTCTCCGAGCCGGAGCCGCAACCTTCAGTGTAGCCATGATGGACGCCGCCTCTTGGAACCCCCAGGACCCGACTTTGGCACCAAACCACGATGAGGAGTTTCAGCAATTCTTGGACTTGGGTGGGATGGGCAACCTCAGCGATGCGATGCCCTTCGACTTCAACGACTATCAGACTGGCAACGGGACCGGCATCATGCATCAGCCTGGTCGCGAGCAGATCGATACTCAGATGGGAGGAACCGACACGTCCATGCTCATGGGAGCTACCACCTCTGCTATGCAAGCGCAGCTTATCAACATGACAACGGCCGCCGCGCACCCTGCTATACAGACTCAAATGATTCCCCCGTCGACGTCAACCGATGCCATTACCGAAATCGACGCCCAGATACAGTACCTACAGCAGCAAAGGATGCAACAGCAACATCGCCAGATACAAGAACAACAAGTCGCATACTACGCTAGCCAGACACACGCCGTTCCCCCTACACCTCAGAGTCTCGAAATGCCGCCCGCCAGCAACCAGTTCTACTCAAACGACCAAAGCCAGACGCCCATGTTTGGCAGCAGGTATCAAAGGATGAAGGAGCAGCAGGAT ATGGCTTTCACTCCCTTGGTCTCGCCAGCTGTAACACCGTTGGATCCTCACTTCCAGATGGAAGCTGGCGGATTTACAATTCCAGGCGCATACTTCAGCCCTCTCACCTCGCCGGCACTACACGCGCAAAGCGACCAGGGACTGCTTTACGACCGTCGATCGTCCCTCTCAAACCACAATTCACCAGCCGAGATGGATGTTGAAACCACGACCGCGCAACAGCCTGTGGTAGATTTATCAAAGAAGGCCCGCAAGACCAACGCCTCGAGAGCCAAGGCCAAATCTAGTGTGCGACAGTCGCCGATTTCAAAACCACAGCGCAAAAGGGCAACACCCACGCCGAAGATGGTATCACAGGCTCTCTCGGAAATGCGGGAGGTGAACGAGGATGGGTTGGATCAGATGCTTCCTTCGACGGCTCTGCCAGCCCCGATGAGCAGCGAGGAGTCTGAAAATGCGTCAGTATCGCCGGAGAACCTTTCAGATATGCCCCCGCCACCTCTTCCGCAACAGAAGCAATCGAGCAAATCACCCTTTATTCAACCTCAACCTCAACCTCAGCCTCATCCCGGGATTCCGGCTCACGTTCAAGGGAAGCCGTCTCCCGCCACACCGGCCTCTCTCATGAAGCTGCCTGCTTCCAGCGCAAACAACTCCGCCTCATCAAATCCTCTCGATCTAGGCCCATCAGACCATATTGAATCGTTCGAGTTGCCCGAATCCGTGAACTTTTCTTCATCAAAAACGAAACCCTCTAGACTGGACACATCAACGCCGACTCAGTCGCCTGTGGACCCTGGCACGGCTGCGGGGTCGTCCTTCCAGCCGCTCCCTTCCCCTGTATTCGCCAAACCCACCGCTGCTGCGTCAGCCAGCGCGAGCCCGAACCTTGCTCCTGGATCTTCAGGTCCATCAGCGCGGAAAACGCCAAAGCTGTTGGCCAGGGGAAGCCAGAGCAAGAGGGGAAGCGTGAGCTCGGTACACGTTTCGCCTGCGTTGCGGCCGAGGATATCTCCTAGCATCAAGCCGCTCCTACCTGGAACCCCCGGTGGCATGTCCGCCGAAGACACCGCATCTCGTCTGTTAATGTCAAAGTCCAACTATCAGAACATCCTCGAGGGCAATACCGTGCCCGGTGTGACGTATCCCAGCGAACTGTCGACCAACCTCACATCAAAGCGTACTTCTCACAAGATTGCGGAACAGGGCCGCCGGAACCGAATCAACTCGGCGTTGCAAGAGATTGCGACGCTGCTGCCGCAGCCGCCAAAGGAATCCAAGAGCGAAAGCGAAGAGaggaaagagagagaaaaagaggCCAAGGCTGGAGGGGCGCCGAACAGTAAAGCCAGCACCGTTGAGCTGGCCATTGAATACATTAAACAGCTCAAGCAGGAAGTCGCCGATGCCAACAAGCGAGCCGAGGAGGCGGAGAAGAAGTTGGAGCTCAAGGAAAAGTCCTTGGAGCAGAAGGAGGCGGTGGAGAGCTAG